A genome region from Drosophila simulans strain w501 chromosome 2R, Prin_Dsim_3.1, whole genome shotgun sequence includes the following:
- the LOC6733290 gene encoding hormone receptor 4 isoform X24 encodes MDLSLERDSSALGSLFQQIINDMKNTSPLWEDFVAKAGKLHTCLRAAIQAIAAYLDAFQKIADAATNSRGASKEIGTALTRVCLRHKAVETRLKTFTSAIMDCLVQPLQERIEDWKRTVATIDKDHAKEYKRCRSELKKRSSDTLRLQKKARKGQTDGLQSLMDSHMQDVTLRRAELEEVEKKSLRAAMVEERLRYCSFVHMLQPVVHEECEVMSELGHLQEAMQSIALVTKEPSVLPQASEELIHDAKASINLYPESPGGGSGSQGGGCSNSLGSRKSSVCSISSMNSSGSSNSPGHHHYPRSLSQFVTPAIRLKPGESSDSGFCSSPALTTQTSNATNQTANVSTWPPHSQDGVDTLPPTADRPHTISTAYEKGHQRPPLTVYTFQNPETIHESGSCLNNGTAAPNGQPLSGQATPGTQKSPAASLSRPPLPVKPAHVRCSSLERPLSAQSNHRQGSGNNLLQRQCPSPIPAHITKELSAAHHAQQQQQQNQQPQTPPTYVNMSELATMAALKQTNQQQKPSTPPLQQQSSIDSTSSQHSNDSTGSHQLLQQQHHQSQQNHHSATATRSHSISSTASSLHSHPSIDSTVACGSLVGQHNHSTSTNTNTTSPSSGSSTPQNHYSPLLTNSPTSTAAGTPSGSSLGPGSGLGFVYQVSSPTPPSSEVLKITEQAAAGQDQGPANSVADETDERSRASVLQKASMFEKAAAAAAVSPPAPIQIASGSPASGGGTRRSEAEQQEMGGAAGGGSTRIGRRSSINQAKPPPPVRRSSSVTPSPNASVGTFRTSSPAAGGGGGGGIYAQPKLVNSMSSFRTSSPSPNGHAHPLPPTQPKANPNLIAQLNARLSGKQQQQHVEGIYGNQQAPGGESIYMRSGLSMSQPQQQQHYDAAAQSPNMRQAHSHQHHQPPQQQHYTCPPPLEDPPPPPIYAAGASATMPKKMARPPTGQNASHSSAYAAASSTATLPKNMMQQQQQRLQQQQYQQPAGMGIGNGNGHLGQRPQLPLPQQKLRAAQQQHLAEQQQHQQHQLQQQHQQQQQHQQHQQHQQRQPPIPSRHSSVQQKIFVSTNPFIQTTAVKFHSPSASPTCGSPVTGSLASIYATTSRGGHHHQQQQAQQQQQHYYRDAAGGNSNGGAAYYNHNAHAHSQAHHPNYATSTNIEKTGSIRAKTKAEFLENLNAKLAKQGMSGRAFAVRNLINSKALMYQNPQKLSRPSAQYRRPPTYPNTSTTTNATCEDQC; translated from the exons GCGCCTCCAAGGAGATCGGCACCGCCCTGACCCGCGTTTGCCTCCGCCATAAAGCGGTTGAGACACGTCTGAAGACTTTCACCAGCGCCATCATGGATTGCCTGGTGCAGCCGCTGCAGGAAAGGATCGAGGACTGGAAGCGCACGGTGGCCACCATCGACAAAGACCATGCCAAAGAGTACAAGCGCTGTCGCAGTGAGCTAAAGAAGCGCTCCAGCGACACGCTGCGCCTGCAGAAGAAGGCGCGCAAGGGCCAGACGGACGGATTGCAGTCCCTGATGGACTCGCACATGCAGGATGTCACCCTGCGCCGGGCGGAACTGGAGGAAGTCGAGAAGAAATCCTTGAGGGCGGCCATGGTGGAGGAGCGTCTGCGCTACTGCAGCTTCGTCCACATGCTTCAGCCAGTGGTGCACGAGGAGTGCGAGGTCATGTCAGAGTTGGGTCACCTACAG GAAGCCATGCAGTCAATTGCCCTAGTAACCAAGGAGCCCAGTGTTCTGCCCCAGGCCTCCGAGGAGCTAATCCACGACGCTAAGGCCAGCATTAATCTGTACCCGGAGTCCCCGGGTGGCGGTTCCGGCTCGCAGGGCGGCGGCTGCTCCAACTCGCTGGGATCCCGAAAGAGCTCCGTCTGCTCCATCAGCAGTATGAACAGCAGCGGCTCGAGCAACTCACCCGGCCACCACCACTATCCGCGCTCCCTGTCGCAG tttgtaACGCCCGCAATTCGCTTGAAACCTGGTGAATCCAGTGATAGTGGATTTTGCTCATCGCCAGCTTTAACAACACag ACTTCGAATGCAACGAACCAGACGGCAAATGTCTCCACCTGGCCCCCACATTCCCAGGATGGCGTCGACACCCTGCCACCGACCGCTGACCGTCCGCACACGATTTCGACGGCATACGAAAAGGGTCACCAGCGTCCGCCGCTTACCGTCTACACGTTCCAAAACCCGGAGACCATTCACGAGTCGGGCAGCTGCCTGAACAACGGAACCGCAGCCCCTAATGGACAGCCGTTATCCGGACAAGCCACTCCGGGCACCCAGAAATCACCGGCTGCCTCACTTAGCCGGCCTCCCTTGCCAGTT AAGCCAGCCCATGTG CGCTGCTCGTCGTTGGAGCGACCCCTTTCGGCCCAGAGTAACCACCGCCAGGGTAGCGGGAATAACCTGCTGCAGCGCCAGTGCCCCTCGCCGATTCCGGCTCATATCACGAAAG AGCTGTCCGCAGCGCATCatgcacagcagcagcagcagcaaaatcagcAGCCCCAGACGCCGCCCACCTATGTGAACATGTCGGAGCTGGCCACCATGGCCGCTTTGAAGCAGACCAACCAGCAGCAAAAGCCCTCTACGCCGCctctgcagcagcagagctCCATTGACTCGACCAGCTCCCAGCATTCCAACGACTCCACCGGCTCGCatcagctcctccagcagcagcatcatcaatCGCAGCAGAATCACCACTCAGCCACTGCCACACGCTCCCATTCCATATCCTCGACGGCCTCGTCACTTCACTCGCATCCGTCGATCGACTCCACCGTCGCTTGCGGCTCGCTGGTGGGCCAGCACAACCACAGCACCAGCACCAACACGAACACCACCTCGCCGTCCAGTGGCAGCTCCACGCCACAGAACCATTACTCGCCCCTGCTAACCAACTCCCCCACGTCCACTGCCGCAGGTACTCCCAGTGGCAGCAGCTTAGGTCCTGGGTCCGGTTTGGGATTTGTCTACCAGGTCAGCTCCCCGACACCTCCCTCCAGCGAGGTGCTGAAGATCACCGAGCAGGCCGCAGCAGGACAGGATCAGGGTCCAGCCAACAGCGTAGCGGACGAGACGGATGAGCGATCAAGGGCCTCTGTCCTGCAGAAGGCTTCAATGTTCGAAaaggcggcagcagcggcagcggtcTCGCCTCCAGCTCCCATTCAGATTGCATCCGGTTCCCCAGCTTCGGGAGGCGGAACTCGACGATCCGAggcggagcagcaggaaaTGG gaggagcagccggcGGTGGCTCCACGCGCATCGGGCGTCGCTCGTCTATCAATCAGGCCAAGCCACCGCCGCCAGTCAGACGCAGTTCGTCGGTGACCCCCAGTCCCAATGCCTCGGTCGGG ACGTTCCGCACCTCATCACCAGCCGCGGGCGGAGGGGGTGGCGGCGGCATATACGCCCAGCCCAAACTGGTCAACAGCATGTCCAGCTTCCGCACCAGCAGCCCCAGTCCCAACGGACATGCTCACCCACTGCCACCGACACAGCCAAAGGCGAATCCGAACCTAATTGCACAGCTCAATGCACGACTCAGCggcaaacagcagcagcagcacgtcGAGGGGATCTACGGCAACCAGCAGGCGCCCGGAGGAGAGTCGATCTACATGCGGAGTGGCCTGTCCATGTcgcagccgcaacagcagcaacactatGACG CAGCTGCGCAATCGCCGAACATGAGACAGGCTCATTCccatcagcaccaccagccgccgcagcagcagcactacACCTGTCCGCCTCCTCTGGAGGATcccccaccgccgcccattTACGCCGCCGGTGCATCGGCCACGATGCCAAAGAAGATGGCCCGTCCGCCCACTGGCCAGAACGCGTCTCACTCGAGCGCCTATGCAGCAGCCTCGTCCACGGCCACGCTGCCCAAGAAtatgatgcagcagcagcagcagcggttgcagcagcagcagtatcaACAGCCGGCAGGCATGGGCATTGGCAACGGCAATGGGCACTTAGGTCAGCGTCCGCAGTTGCCGCTGCCCCAGCAGAAGCTTAGAGctgcacagcagcagcacttggcggagcagcagcaacaccagcaacatcagctgcagcagcagcatcagcaacaacagcagcaccagcaacaccaacaacaccagcaacgCCAGCCGCCCATTCCTTCACGCCACTCAAGTGTGCAGCAAAAGATATTCGTCTCCACGAATCCATTCATACAGACAACGGCCGTCAAGTTTCACTCGCCCTCGGCCTCGCCCACGTGCGGCTCGCCCGTTACTGGGTCCTTGGCCAGCATTTATGCCACAACCTCGCGTGGCGGCcaccatcaccagcagcagcaggctcagcagcagcagcagcactacTATCGCGATGCTGCCGGGGGCAACAGCAACGGCGGCGCTGCCTACTATAACCACaatgcccatgcccattcccagGCACATCATCCAA ACTATGCCACAAGCACAAATATCGAAAAGACTGGCAGTATTCGGGCCAAGACCAAGGCCGAATTCCTCGAGAATCTCAACGCGAAGCTGGCGAAGCAGGGAATGTCTGGACGAGCATTTGCCGTGCGAAATCTCATCAACAGCAAGGCCCTG ATGTATCAAAATCCGCAAAAACTATCGCGACCCAGTGCGCAATACCGTAGACCACCCACCTATCCCAACACCAGCACAACCACCAATGCCACTTGCGAAGATCAGTGCTAA
- the LOC6733290 gene encoding protein naked cuticle isoform X20 yields the protein MDLSLERDSSALGSLFQQIINDMKNTSPLWEDFVAKAGKLHTCLRAAIQAIAAYLDAFQKIADAATNSRGASKEIGTALTRVCLRHKAVETRLKTFTSAIMDCLVQPLQERIEDWKRTVATIDKDHAKEYKRCRSELKKRSSDTLRLQKKARKGQTDGLQSLMDSHMQDVTLRRAELEEVEKKSLRAAMVEERLRYCSFVHMLQPVVHEECEVMSELGHLQEAMQSIALVTKEPSVLPQASEELIHDAKASINLYPESPGGGSGSQGGGCSNSLGSRKSSVCSISSMNSSGSSNSPGHHHYPRSLSQFVTPAIRLKPGESSDSGFCSSPALTTQTSNATNQTANVSTWPPHSQDGVDTLPPTADRPHTISTAYEKGHQRPPLTVYTFQNPETIHESGSCLNNGTAAPNGQPLSGQATPGTQKSPAASLSRPPLPVKPAHVRCSSLERPLSAQSNHRQGSGNNLLQRQCPSPIPAHITKELSAAHHAQQQQQQNQQPQTPPTYVNMSELATMAALKQTNQQQKPSTPPLQQQSSIDSTSSQHSNDSTGSHQLLQQQHHQSQQNHHSATATRSHSISSTASSLHSHPSIDSTVACGSLVGQHNHSTSTNTNTTSPSSGSSTPQNHYSPLLTNSPTSTAAGTPSGSSLGPGSGLGFVYQVSSPTPPSSEVLKITEQAAAGQDQGPANSVADETDERSRASVLQKASMFEKAAAAAAVSPPAPIQIASGSPASGGGTRRSEAEQQEMGGAAGGGSTRIGRRSSINQAKPPPPVRRSSSVTPSPNASVGLQQQPQHATLSQQNHQLSSSSEHLPPPPPFMLDAMPQIPSSALKVSETVRALAAMRHQPASPVSLRRMQQQQQQQQLQQQQVQQQQPLLQSAHNSPLNEDLTVYYDSYLDLHAYAQALASGQQPGGQQMANQQRFTHQQQHQHLHQPQPPPVYQVDATFRTSSPAAGGGGGGGIYAQPKLVNSMSSFRTSSPSPNGHAHPLPPTQPKANPNLIAQLNARLSGKQQQQHVEGIYGNQQAPGGESIYMRSGLSMSQPQQQQHYDAAPGSANSHYQPPQPPNAAVANSKDMAIYSSSFTKNPAAAQSPNMRQAHSHQHHQPPQQQHYTCPPPLEDPPPPPIYAAGASATMPKKMARPPTGQNASHSSAYAAASSTATLPKNMMQQQQQRLQQQQYQQPAGMGIGNGNGHLGQRPQLPLPQQKLRAAQQQHLAEQQQHQQHQLQQQHQQQQQHQQHQQHQQRQPPIPSRHSSVQQKIFVSTNPFIQTTAVKFHSPSASPTCGSPVTGSLASIYATTSRGGHHHQQQQAQQQQQHYYRDAAGGNSNGGAAYYNHNAHAHSQAHHPNYATSTNIEKTGSIRAKTKAEFLENLNAKLAKQGMSGRAFAVRNLINSKALMYQNPQKLSRPSAQYRRPPTYPNTSTTTNATCEDQC from the exons GCGCCTCCAAGGAGATCGGCACCGCCCTGACCCGCGTTTGCCTCCGCCATAAAGCGGTTGAGACACGTCTGAAGACTTTCACCAGCGCCATCATGGATTGCCTGGTGCAGCCGCTGCAGGAAAGGATCGAGGACTGGAAGCGCACGGTGGCCACCATCGACAAAGACCATGCCAAAGAGTACAAGCGCTGTCGCAGTGAGCTAAAGAAGCGCTCCAGCGACACGCTGCGCCTGCAGAAGAAGGCGCGCAAGGGCCAGACGGACGGATTGCAGTCCCTGATGGACTCGCACATGCAGGATGTCACCCTGCGCCGGGCGGAACTGGAGGAAGTCGAGAAGAAATCCTTGAGGGCGGCCATGGTGGAGGAGCGTCTGCGCTACTGCAGCTTCGTCCACATGCTTCAGCCAGTGGTGCACGAGGAGTGCGAGGTCATGTCAGAGTTGGGTCACCTACAG GAAGCCATGCAGTCAATTGCCCTAGTAACCAAGGAGCCCAGTGTTCTGCCCCAGGCCTCCGAGGAGCTAATCCACGACGCTAAGGCCAGCATTAATCTGTACCCGGAGTCCCCGGGTGGCGGTTCCGGCTCGCAGGGCGGCGGCTGCTCCAACTCGCTGGGATCCCGAAAGAGCTCCGTCTGCTCCATCAGCAGTATGAACAGCAGCGGCTCGAGCAACTCACCCGGCCACCACCACTATCCGCGCTCCCTGTCGCAG tttgtaACGCCCGCAATTCGCTTGAAACCTGGTGAATCCAGTGATAGTGGATTTTGCTCATCGCCAGCTTTAACAACACag ACTTCGAATGCAACGAACCAGACGGCAAATGTCTCCACCTGGCCCCCACATTCCCAGGATGGCGTCGACACCCTGCCACCGACCGCTGACCGTCCGCACACGATTTCGACGGCATACGAAAAGGGTCACCAGCGTCCGCCGCTTACCGTCTACACGTTCCAAAACCCGGAGACCATTCACGAGTCGGGCAGCTGCCTGAACAACGGAACCGCAGCCCCTAATGGACAGCCGTTATCCGGACAAGCCACTCCGGGCACCCAGAAATCACCGGCTGCCTCACTTAGCCGGCCTCCCTTGCCAGTT AAGCCAGCCCATGTG CGCTGCTCGTCGTTGGAGCGACCCCTTTCGGCCCAGAGTAACCACCGCCAGGGTAGCGGGAATAACCTGCTGCAGCGCCAGTGCCCCTCGCCGATTCCGGCTCATATCACGAAAG AGCTGTCCGCAGCGCATCatgcacagcagcagcagcagcaaaatcagcAGCCCCAGACGCCGCCCACCTATGTGAACATGTCGGAGCTGGCCACCATGGCCGCTTTGAAGCAGACCAACCAGCAGCAAAAGCCCTCTACGCCGCctctgcagcagcagagctCCATTGACTCGACCAGCTCCCAGCATTCCAACGACTCCACCGGCTCGCatcagctcctccagcagcagcatcatcaatCGCAGCAGAATCACCACTCAGCCACTGCCACACGCTCCCATTCCATATCCTCGACGGCCTCGTCACTTCACTCGCATCCGTCGATCGACTCCACCGTCGCTTGCGGCTCGCTGGTGGGCCAGCACAACCACAGCACCAGCACCAACACGAACACCACCTCGCCGTCCAGTGGCAGCTCCACGCCACAGAACCATTACTCGCCCCTGCTAACCAACTCCCCCACGTCCACTGCCGCAGGTACTCCCAGTGGCAGCAGCTTAGGTCCTGGGTCCGGTTTGGGATTTGTCTACCAGGTCAGCTCCCCGACACCTCCCTCCAGCGAGGTGCTGAAGATCACCGAGCAGGCCGCAGCAGGACAGGATCAGGGTCCAGCCAACAGCGTAGCGGACGAGACGGATGAGCGATCAAGGGCCTCTGTCCTGCAGAAGGCTTCAATGTTCGAAaaggcggcagcagcggcagcggtcTCGCCTCCAGCTCCCATTCAGATTGCATCCGGTTCCCCAGCTTCGGGAGGCGGAACTCGACGATCCGAggcggagcagcaggaaaTGG gaggagcagccggcGGTGGCTCCACGCGCATCGGGCGTCGCTCGTCTATCAATCAGGCCAAGCCACCGCCGCCAGTCAGACGCAGTTCGTCGGTGACCCCCAGTCCCAATGCCTCGGTCGGG ctgcagcagcaaccacagcaCGCGACTCTGTCGCAGCAGAATCACCAACTAAGCAGCTCCAGCGAGCACTtaccgccgccaccgccattCATGCTGGACGCCATGCCCCAGATTCCCAGCTCAGCGCTGAAAGTATCGGAGACGGTAAGAGCCCTGGCAGCCATGCGGCACCAGCCAGCATCACCTGTGTCCCTCAGACgcatgcagcagcaacagcagcagcagcagcttcagcagcaacaggtgcagcagcagcaaccccTATTGCAG TCTGCGCACAACTCCCCCCTCAATGAGGACCTGACAGTATACTACGACTCCTACTTGGATCTGCACGCCTATGCCCAGGCATTGGCCAGCGGCCAACAGCCCGGCGGTCAGCAGATGGCCAACCAGCAACGCTTtacccaccagcagcaacatcagcatctGCATCAGCCACagccaccgcccgtctaccAAGTCGATGCC ACGTTCCGCACCTCATCACCAGCCGCGGGCGGAGGGGGTGGCGGCGGCATATACGCCCAGCCCAAACTGGTCAACAGCATGTCCAGCTTCCGCACCAGCAGCCCCAGTCCCAACGGACATGCTCACCCACTGCCACCGACACAGCCAAAGGCGAATCCGAACCTAATTGCACAGCTCAATGCACGACTCAGCggcaaacagcagcagcagcacgtcGAGGGGATCTACGGCAACCAGCAGGCGCCCGGAGGAGAGTCGATCTACATGCGGAGTGGCCTGTCCATGTcgcagccgcaacagcagcaacactatGACG CGGCCCCTGGCTCGGCCAATTCGCATTATCAGCCACCTCAGCCGCCGAATGCAGCAGTTGCTAACAGCAAAGACATGGCCATCTACTCAAGTTCGTTTACCAAAAATCCAGCAGCTGCGCAATCGCCGAACATGAGACAGGCTCATTCccatcagcaccaccagccgccgcagcagcagcactacACCTGTCCGCCTCCTCTGGAGGATcccccaccgccgcccattTACGCCGCCGGTGCATCGGCCACGATGCCAAAGAAGATGGCCCGTCCGCCCACTGGCCAGAACGCGTCTCACTCGAGCGCCTATGCAGCAGCCTCGTCCACGGCCACGCTGCCCAAGAAtatgatgcagcagcagcagcagcggttgcagcagcagcagtatcaACAGCCGGCAGGCATGGGCATTGGCAACGGCAATGGGCACTTAGGTCAGCGTCCGCAGTTGCCGCTGCCCCAGCAGAAGCTTAGAGctgcacagcagcagcacttggcggagcagcagcaacaccagcaacatcagctgcagcagcagcatcagcaacaacagcagcaccagcaacaccaacaacaccagcaacgCCAGCCGCCCATTCCTTCACGCCACTCAAGTGTGCAGCAAAAGATATTCGTCTCCACGAATCCATTCATACAGACAACGGCCGTCAAGTTTCACTCGCCCTCGGCCTCGCCCACGTGCGGCTCGCCCGTTACTGGGTCCTTGGCCAGCATTTATGCCACAACCTCGCGTGGCGGCcaccatcaccagcagcagcaggctcagcagcagcagcagcactacTATCGCGATGCTGCCGGGGGCAACAGCAACGGCGGCGCTGCCTACTATAACCACaatgcccatgcccattcccagGCACATCATCCAA ACTATGCCACAAGCACAAATATCGAAAAGACTGGCAGTATTCGGGCCAAGACCAAGGCCGAATTCCTCGAGAATCTCAACGCGAAGCTGGCGAAGCAGGGAATGTCTGGACGAGCATTTGCCGTGCGAAATCTCATCAACAGCAAGGCCCTG ATGTATCAAAATCCGCAAAAACTATCGCGACCCAGTGCGCAATACCGTAGACCACCCACCTATCCCAACACCAGCACAACCACCAATGCCACTTGCGAAGATCAGTGCTAA